One segment of Acidovorax sp. DW039 DNA contains the following:
- a CDS encoding Lrp/AsnC family transcriptional regulator yields the protein MDKLDRKILAVLQANARASLQEIGQAVGLSPSPCWGRIKKMEESGVIQGYTVRINPQSLELADTVLVQVTLDSHSDNTLEKFGETLASIPEVIEAHLVSGDYDYLLRVVVKDTRDYERLLREKLYKIKGIRHSRSSFVLRTLKKADLPLFAG from the coding sequence ATGGACAAGCTTGATCGGAAAATTCTCGCGGTGCTGCAAGCCAATGCCAGGGCCAGCTTGCAGGAGATTGGGCAGGCCGTAGGCTTGAGCCCGTCGCCGTGCTGGGGGCGTATCAAGAAGATGGAGGAGTCTGGAGTCATCCAGGGCTACACCGTGCGCATTAACCCCCAGTCGCTGGAGCTGGCCGACACGGTGCTGGTGCAGGTCACGCTGGACAGCCATTCGGACAACACGCTGGAGAAGTTTGGCGAGACGCTGGCCAGCATTCCAGAGGTGATTGAGGCGCACCTGGTCTCGGGCGACTACGACTACCTGCTGCGGGTGGTGGTGAAAGACACACGCGACTACGAGCGTTTGCTGCGCGAGAAGCTCTACAAGATCAAAGGCATACGCCACAGCCGATCGAGCTTTGTGCTGCGCACGCTGAAGAAGGCGGACCTGCCACTGTTTGCAGGCTGA
- a CDS encoding TRAP transporter small permease, producing the protein MKNTFLQLERWTTGIAMAGACLMLAIASSLGMFQILMRFVLEQPAEWTEVLIRFSLIWMVFLAIPAAFRQGAMVSVDVLYRWSPPAIRRVLDAVVSLAALALIAVIVWFGWDYAKRGGVQSMAGLESVSMFWAYVAMPVGGLFSAVGIIGNWIDPQRQELETAQ; encoded by the coding sequence ATGAAAAATACCTTTCTCCAACTGGAACGGTGGACCACCGGCATTGCCATGGCAGGCGCATGCCTGATGCTGGCCATCGCCTCGTCGCTGGGCATGTTCCAGATCCTGATGCGCTTTGTGCTGGAGCAGCCCGCCGAGTGGACGGAAGTGCTGATCCGTTTCAGCCTGATCTGGATGGTGTTCCTGGCCATCCCCGCCGCCTTTCGCCAGGGGGCGATGGTGAGCGTGGACGTGCTCTACCGCTGGAGCCCGCCCGCCATCCGCCGCGTGCTCGACGCGGTGGTGAGCCTGGCCGCGCTGGCGTTGATTGCCGTGATCGTGTGGTTTGGCTGGGACTACGCCAAGCGCGGCGGCGTGCAGTCCATGGCCGGGCTGGAGTCGGTGTCGATGTTCTGGGCCTATGTGGCCATGCCGGTGGGCGGACTGTTCAGCGCCGTCGGAATCATCGGCAACTGGATCGATCCACAACGCCAGGAACTGGAGACTGCGCAATGA
- the gcvH gene encoding glycine cleavage system protein GcvH, translating into MTVKFSKEHEWINAADAAAAVVGITVHAQDALGDVVFVDLPEVGATFNQGDVAGVVESVKAAADVYMPVTGEIVEVNEALRADPSLANSDPLNTGWFFKVKLADASQLDGLMDETTYTAFAANA; encoded by the coding sequence ATGACCGTCAAATTTTCCAAAGAACACGAGTGGATCAACGCCGCTGACGCCGCTGCCGCTGTGGTGGGCATCACCGTGCACGCGCAAGACGCGCTGGGCGATGTGGTGTTTGTGGACCTGCCCGAAGTGGGCGCCACATTCAACCAGGGCGACGTGGCTGGCGTGGTCGAGTCTGTGAAGGCCGCTGCCGATGTGTACATGCCCGTCACCGGCGAAATCGTGGAAGTGAACGAAGCCCTGCGCGCCGACCCCTCGCTGGCCAACAGCGACCCGCTGAACACCGGCTGGTTCTTCAAGGTCAAGCTGGCCGACGCCAGCCAGCTTGACGGCCTGATGGACGAAACCACCTACACGGCTTTCGCTGCCAACGCGTGA
- a CDS encoding TRAP transporter substrate-binding protein — MRLTQLAFGISLAVGLVATAAAQTTMRISISTAQNSHQGVAIDTFAKEVEKRTGGRYKIQTFYNGALGGERESIEAVQLGTQELAFSSTGPVPNFVPETKILDVPFLFRDKAHARAVLDGPIGQDLLAKFDAKGFKALAWAENGFRHMTNSKRDVKEPGDLKGLKMRTMENPVHIAAYKGFGIITTPMAFPEVFTALQQGTVDGQENPLSVIISAKFDQVQKHLTLTGHVYSPCIFVMNKAAFDKLSAADKQAFIDAAKEGTKANRARVDEDDAKGVADLRAKGMTVIDNVDKAKFVAALAPVNAEFEKQFGKAAIDKIREVK, encoded by the coding sequence ATGCGATTGACCCAGCTTGCCTTTGGCATCAGCCTTGCCGTGGGATTGGTAGCCACCGCCGCTGCACAGACCACCATGCGCATCAGCATCTCGACGGCCCAGAACTCCCACCAAGGGGTGGCCATCGACACCTTTGCCAAGGAAGTGGAAAAACGCACCGGTGGTCGTTACAAGATCCAGACCTTCTACAACGGCGCGCTGGGCGGAGAGCGCGAGTCGATCGAAGCCGTGCAACTGGGCACACAGGAGCTCGCCTTCAGCTCCACAGGCCCCGTCCCCAATTTTGTGCCTGAGACCAAGATCCTCGACGTACCCTTCCTGTTCCGCGACAAGGCCCATGCCCGCGCGGTGCTGGATGGCCCCATCGGCCAGGACCTGCTCGCCAAGTTCGACGCCAAGGGCTTCAAGGCCCTTGCCTGGGCAGAGAACGGTTTCCGCCACATGACCAACAGCAAGCGCGATGTGAAGGAGCCGGGCGACCTCAAGGGCCTTAAGATGCGCACCATGGAGAACCCCGTGCACATCGCCGCGTACAAGGGCTTTGGCATCATCACCACGCCCATGGCCTTCCCCGAGGTGTTCACGGCGCTGCAGCAAGGCACGGTGGACGGGCAGGAGAACCCGCTGTCCGTCATCATCTCCGCCAAGTTTGACCAGGTACAAAAGCACCTCACGCTCACCGGCCACGTCTACTCGCCCTGCATCTTCGTGATGAACAAGGCAGCGTTTGACAAGCTCAGCGCGGCCGACAAACAGGCCTTCATCGACGCCGCCAAGGAAGGCACCAAAGCCAACCGCGCCCGCGTGGATGAAGACGACGCCAAGGGCGTGGCCGACCTGCGCGCCAAGGGCATGACCGTGATCGACAACGTGGACAAGGCCAAGTTTGTCGCGGCCCTGGCTCCCGTCAATGCCGAGTTTGAAAAGCAGTTCGGCAAGGCCGCCATCGACAAGATTCGCGAAGTGAAGTGA
- a CDS encoding FKBP-type peptidyl-prolyl cis-trans isomerase: protein MRVLFALLASLALAPAMAQTKPVTTASGLVYEVIQEGSGESPKATDTVKVHYKGTFPDGKEFDSSYKRGEPTEFPLNRVIPCWTEGVQRMKPGGKAKLTCPPEIAYGARGAGGVIPPNATLNFEIELISVKR from the coding sequence ATGCGCGTTCTTTTTGCCCTGCTCGCTTCTCTGGCCCTGGCCCCTGCCATGGCACAAACCAAACCCGTCACCACGGCCAGTGGGCTGGTGTATGAAGTGATCCAGGAAGGCTCGGGCGAATCGCCCAAGGCAACAGATACTGTGAAGGTGCACTACAAGGGCACCTTCCCTGATGGCAAGGAGTTCGACAGCTCTTACAAGCGTGGTGAGCCGACCGAGTTTCCACTCAACCGTGTGATTCCCTGCTGGACGGAAGGCGTGCAGCGCATGAAGCCCGGTGGCAAGGCCAAGCTGACTTGCCCGCCCGAGATTGCTTACGGTGCGCGTGGCGCGGGCGGGGTGATTCCACCCAACGCTACGCTGAACTTTGAGATTGAGTTGATCTCGGTGAAGCGCTGA
- the gcvT gene encoding glycine cleavage system aminomethyltransferase GcvT, translating into MSTPSAPSESLLTTPLNALHIELGARMVPFAGYSMPVQYPAGLMAEHVHTRTAAGLFDVSHMGQLKLIGADAAAAFETLMPVDVIDLPVGKQRYGLLLTDEGTIIDDLMFFNQGVVDGEPTLFVIVNGACKVGDIAHIQARIGQRCKVVPMPDHALLALQGPQAATALARLASGVEKLVFMTGGAFNIAGCDCFVTRSGYTGEDGFEISVPATQAETLARALLAQPEVKPIGLGARNSLRLEAGLCLYGNDIDTTTTPVEAALNWAMQKVRRTGGARAGGFPGADKVLAQLDNPATLTRKRVGLVALERVPVREHTELQSTDGQKIGEVTSGLLGPTVNQPVAMGYVDVAHAAIGTRVNAIVRGKAVPMEVRAMPFTPPNYFRG; encoded by the coding sequence ATGTCCACGCCCTCCGCCCCTTCCGAGTCCCTGCTGACCACACCCCTCAACGCTCTGCATATCGAACTGGGCGCACGCATGGTGCCTTTTGCGGGCTACTCCATGCCCGTGCAGTACCCCGCTGGCCTGATGGCCGAGCACGTGCACACCCGCACCGCTGCGGGCCTGTTTGACGTGTCGCACATGGGCCAGCTCAAGCTCATCGGTGCCGACGCTGCTGCCGCGTTCGAGACACTGATGCCCGTGGACGTGATCGACCTGCCCGTGGGCAAGCAGCGCTACGGCCTGCTGCTGACGGATGAAGGCACCATCATTGACGACCTGATGTTCTTCAACCAGGGCGTGGTAGACGGCGAGCCCACCCTGTTCGTCATCGTGAATGGCGCGTGCAAGGTGGGCGACATCGCCCACATCCAGGCCCGCATTGGCCAGCGCTGCAAGGTGGTGCCCATGCCCGACCACGCCCTGCTGGCACTGCAAGGCCCGCAGGCCGCCACCGCCCTCGCCCGTCTGGCGTCGGGAGTGGAAAAGCTGGTATTCATGACGGGCGGCGCCTTCAACATTGCGGGCTGCGACTGCTTTGTGACCCGCAGCGGCTATACCGGTGAAGACGGCTTTGAAATCTCCGTACCCGCCACCCAGGCTGAGACGCTGGCCCGCGCACTGCTGGCCCAGCCTGAGGTGAAGCCGATTGGCCTGGGTGCCCGCAATTCGCTGCGCCTCGAAGCCGGTCTGTGCCTGTACGGCAACGACATTGACACCACCACCACCCCCGTAGAGGCGGCCCTGAACTGGGCCATGCAAAAGGTGCGTCGCACCGGCGGTGCCCGCGCGGGTGGCTTTCCGGGGGCAGACAAGGTGCTGGCCCAGCTCGACAACCCGGCCACCCTTACCCGCAAACGCGTAGGCCTGGTGGCGCTGGAGCGCGTGCCCGTGCGCGAACACACCGAGCTGCAGAGTACCGACGGCCAGAAGATTGGCGAAGTGACCAGCGGCCTGCTGGGCCCCACGGTGAATCAGCCCGTGGCCATGGGTTATGTGGATGTGGCCCACGCCGCCATTGGCACCCGCGTCAACGCCATCGTGCGCGGCAAGGCCGTGCCCATGGAAGTGCGCGCCATGCCTTTCACGCCGCCCAACTATTTCCGCGGCTGA
- the gcvP gene encoding aminomethyl-transferring glycine dehydrogenase, which produces MTAALPTSLPLSELENATEFLPRHIGIDAADEAHMLSVIGEASRRALIDSIVPRSIARSSAMDLPPATTEAAALAQLKAIAGKNKLLKSFIGQGYYGTHTPGVILRNILENPAWYTAYTPYQAEISQGRMEALVNFQTMVCDLTGMPIANASMLDEATAAAEAMTLAKRSVKSKSNVFVVAGDAHPQTIEVIQTRALPLGIEVKLANSAEEWNTLLAGDYFAVLAQYPSTSGRIDDLRADVEAAHAKQAAFIVAADLLALTLITPPGEQGADIVVGTTQRFGMPMGAGGPHAAYMACRDEFKRSMPGRLVGVSVDVHGKPAYRLALQTREQHIRREKATSNICTAQVLPAVVASMYAVYHGPQGLKRIAQRVASYTAILAQGLKQLGAPVREQACFDTLSLHTGSATKSIAARAVSMGANLRIYFEEYLCIALDETTTRADIELLWKIFAKDGQALPSFSAFENGIEPLIPAALRRTSSYLTHPVFNTHHSETGMLRYIRALSDKDLALDRSMIPLGSCTMKLNATSEMIPITWPEFAGVHPFAPADQQQGYKELDEQLRAWLCQATGYAGISLQPNAGSQGEYAGLLAIKGYHESRGEGHRNICLIPSSAHGTNPASAQMVGMQVVVTACDANGNVDMVDLKAKCEQHSANLACIMITYPSTHGVFETSVKELCALVHSHGGRVYVDGANMNALVGVAAPGEFGGDVSHLNLHKTFCIPHGGGGPGVGPVCVVADLVPFLPGLPGQGDQPKSPANGKVGPVSAAPLGNAAVLPISWMYIRMMGAEGLKAATETAILSANYISARLKDHYPTLYASENGHVAHECILDLRHLKETSGVMAEDVAKRLIDYGFHAPTLSFPVPNTLMVEPTESETLFELNRFIDAMIAIREEIRQIEAGKLPQDNNPLKNAPHTAESLLSGDWTRPYTREAAAYPVAALRHAKYWSPVGRVDNVYGDRNLFCSCVPVSELA; this is translated from the coding sequence ATGACCGCCGCCCTGCCCACATCCCTGCCGTTGTCCGAGCTTGAAAACGCCACCGAATTCCTGCCCCGCCACATCGGCATCGATGCGGCTGATGAGGCACACATGCTTTCGGTGATTGGCGAGGCCTCGCGCCGCGCGCTGATCGACTCCATCGTGCCCCGCTCCATCGCCCGCAGCAGCGCCATGGACCTGCCCCCCGCCACGACCGAGGCCGCAGCGCTGGCGCAGCTCAAAGCCATTGCGGGCAAGAACAAGCTGCTCAAGAGCTTTATCGGCCAGGGCTACTACGGCACGCACACGCCCGGCGTCATCCTGCGCAACATTCTGGAGAACCCCGCCTGGTACACCGCCTACACGCCTTACCAGGCCGAAATCTCGCAAGGCCGCATGGAAGCGCTGGTCAACTTCCAGACCATGGTGTGCGACCTGACGGGCATGCCCATTGCCAACGCATCCATGCTAGACGAAGCCACGGCAGCAGCCGAGGCTATGACGCTGGCCAAGCGCTCCGTCAAGAGCAAGAGCAACGTGTTTGTGGTGGCGGGCGATGCGCATCCGCAAACCATCGAAGTCATCCAGACCCGCGCCCTGCCCCTGGGCATCGAGGTGAAGCTGGCCAACTCCGCCGAAGAATGGAACACGCTGCTGGCAGGCGACTACTTTGCCGTGCTGGCGCAATACCCCTCTACCAGCGGCCGCATTGACGACCTGCGCGCCGATGTGGAGGCAGCCCATGCCAAGCAGGCCGCCTTCATCGTGGCGGCAGACCTGCTGGCCCTCACGCTCATCACCCCGCCCGGCGAACAAGGTGCCGACATTGTGGTCGGCACCACCCAGCGCTTTGGCATGCCCATGGGCGCGGGCGGCCCGCACGCTGCCTACATGGCCTGCCGCGACGAATTCAAGCGCAGCATGCCCGGCCGCTTGGTGGGCGTGAGCGTGGACGTGCATGGCAAGCCCGCCTACCGCCTGGCCCTGCAAACGCGCGAACAGCACATCCGCCGCGAAAAAGCCACCTCCAACATCTGCACCGCCCAGGTGCTGCCCGCCGTGGTGGCCAGCATGTACGCCGTGTACCACGGCCCCCAGGGCCTCAAGCGCATCGCCCAGCGCGTGGCCAGCTACACCGCCATCCTGGCCCAAGGCCTCAAGCAACTGGGCGCGCCCGTGCGCGAACAGGCCTGCTTCGACACCCTGAGCCTGCACACCGGTTCCGCTACAAAATCCATAGCTGCTCGCGCTGTATCCATGGGCGCCAACCTGCGCATTTACTTTGAAGAGTACCTGTGCATTGCGCTCGACGAGACCACCACGCGCGCCGACATTGAACTGCTGTGGAAGATCTTCGCCAAGGACGGCCAGGCCCTGCCCAGCTTCAGCGCGTTTGAAAACGGCATCGAGCCGCTGATCCCCGCCGCGCTGCGCCGCACCAGCAGCTACCTCACCCACCCCGTCTTCAACACCCACCACTCTGAGACCGGCATGCTGCGCTACATCCGCGCACTGTCGGACAAAGACCTGGCGCTGGACCGCAGCATGATCCCGCTGGGCTCGTGCACCATGAAGCTCAACGCCACCAGCGAGATGATCCCCATCACCTGGCCTGAGTTTGCAGGCGTTCACCCCTTTGCCCCAGCAGACCAGCAGCAAGGCTACAAGGAGCTGGACGAGCAACTGCGCGCCTGGCTGTGCCAGGCCACCGGCTACGCGGGCATCAGCCTGCAACCCAACGCGGGCAGCCAGGGCGAATACGCTGGCCTGCTCGCCATCAAGGGCTACCACGAGTCGCGTGGCGAGGGCCACCGCAACATCTGCCTCATCCCCAGCAGCGCCCATGGCACCAACCCCGCCAGCGCGCAAATGGTGGGCATGCAGGTGGTGGTGACCGCCTGCGACGCCAACGGCAACGTGGACATGGTCGACCTGAAGGCCAAGTGCGAACAGCACAGCGCCAACCTGGCCTGCATCATGATCACCTACCCCAGCACGCACGGCGTGTTTGAGACCAGCGTGAAGGAGCTGTGCGCCCTGGTGCACAGCCACGGCGGCCGCGTGTATGTGGACGGCGCCAACATGAACGCCCTGGTGGGCGTGGCCGCCCCCGGCGAGTTTGGCGGCGACGTGAGTCACCTGAACCTGCACAAAACCTTCTGCATCCCCCACGGCGGTGGCGGCCCCGGCGTGGGCCCCGTGTGCGTGGTGGCAGACCTGGTGCCCTTCTTGCCCGGCCTGCCCGGCCAGGGCGACCAGCCAAAGAGCCCGGCCAACGGCAAGGTCGGCCCCGTCAGCGCCGCCCCCCTGGGCAATGCCGCCGTGCTGCCGATCAGCTGGATGTACATCCGCATGATGGGTGCCGAGGGCCTGAAAGCCGCCACCGAAACCGCCATCTTGAGCGCCAACTACATCAGCGCCCGCCTCAAAGACCACTACCCCACGCTGTACGCCAGCGAAAACGGCCATGTGGCGCACGAGTGCATCCTGGACCTGCGCCACCTCAAGGAAACCAGCGGCGTAATGGCTGAAGACGTGGCCAAGCGCCTCATCGACTACGGCTTCCACGCGCCCACGCTGAGCTTCCCCGTTCCCAACACGCTGATGGTGGAGCCCACCGAAAGCGAAACCCTGTTCGAGCTGAACCGCTTCATCGACGCGATGATCGCCATCCGCGAAGAGATCCGCCAGATCGAAGCAGGCAAGCTGCCGCAGGACAACAACCCGCTGAAGAACGCCCCACACACCGCCGAAAGCCTGCTGAGCGGCGACTGGACCCGCCCCTACACCCGAGAGGCTGCTGCGTACCCCGTGGCCGCGCTGCGCCACGCCAAGTACTGGTCGCCCGTGGGGCGCGTGGACAACGTGTATGGGGATCGGAATCTGTTCTGCAGCTGTGTGCCGGTGAGTGAGCTGGCGTAA
- a CDS encoding NAD(P)H-dependent oxidoreductase has protein sequence MSNTAQTSADNVLIDKLNWRYATKKMNPAKAVPQDKVDRIVEAARLAPTSSGLQPFEVIVVTDPAVRERIKAIAWNQAQVTDGSHLLVFAAWDDYTAERINAMFDYTNEVRGFKNEGWENYRNMLLNTYPQRGAEVNFQHAARQAYIGFGASVIAAAFEQVDSTPMEGFDPAALDEILGLRAKGLRSVTILPLGYRADEGDWLVNLQKVRRPREQFVTTV, from the coding sequence CTCATCGACAAGCTCAACTGGCGCTATGCCACCAAAAAGATGAACCCTGCGAAGGCCGTGCCGCAGGACAAGGTGGACCGCATTGTGGAAGCCGCACGCCTTGCCCCCACATCCAGCGGCCTGCAGCCCTTTGAAGTGATCGTGGTGACCGACCCCGCCGTGCGCGAGCGCATCAAGGCCATCGCCTGGAATCAGGCCCAGGTTACCGACGGATCGCACCTGCTGGTGTTTGCCGCATGGGACGACTACACTGCAGAGCGCATCAACGCCATGTTCGACTACACCAACGAAGTGCGCGGCTTCAAGAACGAAGGCTGGGAAAACTACCGCAACATGCTGCTGAACACCTACCCCCAGCGCGGTGCCGAGGTCAACTTCCAGCATGCAGCCCGCCAAGCCTACATCGGCTTCGGTGCCTCCGTCATTGCCGCCGCATTTGAGCAAGTGGACAGCACCCCCATGGAAGGCTTTGACCCCGCCGCCCTCGACGAAATCCTGGGCCTGCGCGCCAAGGGCCTGCGCAGCGTCACCATCCTGCCCCTGGGCTACCGCGCCGACGAAGGCGACTGGCTGGTGAACCTGCAGAAGGTGCGCCGCCCCCGCGAGCAGTTTGTGACCACCGTGTAA
- a CDS encoding electron transfer flavoprotein-ubiquinone oxidoreductase: MTNEEILAQYGPRESMEYDVVIVGGGPGGLSTAIRLKQLAAEKGQDVSVVVLEKGSEAGAHILSGAIMDPKALTELIPDWKAKGAPLNQPVTDDAYIFLSKKSGFRVPNPLLPPFAQNHGNYIVSLGNVTKWLAEQAEALGVEIFPGFAAAEVLYNEDGSVRGVATGNLGVGKDGEPTDNFQLGMELLGKYTVFAEGARGHLGKQLIARFKLDEGRDPQSFGIGIKELWEIDPKRHQPGFVMHTAGWPMENDTYGGAFLYHLEGNKVAVGFVTGLGYSNPYLSPFEEFQRWKTHPNIRYYFENEKGEITAKRLSYGARAINASGINALPKTVFPGGALVGCNAGYLNVGRIKGSHAAIKTGMLAAEAAYEAVVAGRQHDELTAYPQAFEASWLHTELNKDRNFKNWFKYGLTTATLMNGFEQFVLRGHIPWTLHRDKPDHAYLKPAAECKPIDYPKPDGKLTFDRLSSVFISNTNHEENQPAHLTLKDASVPVNINLAKYAGPEARYCPAGVYEFVPDTAQGGNAQRLQINAQNCVHCKTCDIKDPTQNIVWVTPEGGGGPNYAGM; the protein is encoded by the coding sequence ATGACGAACGAAGAAATCCTCGCCCAGTATGGCCCCCGTGAATCCATGGAATACGACGTCGTGATCGTCGGCGGTGGCCCTGGCGGTCTGTCCACAGCCATCCGGCTCAAGCAACTGGCGGCAGAAAAAGGCCAGGACGTGTCGGTCGTGGTGCTGGAAAAAGGCTCGGAGGCTGGCGCACATATCCTTTCGGGCGCCATCATGGACCCCAAGGCGCTGACGGAGCTGATCCCCGACTGGAAGGCCAAGGGTGCACCACTGAACCAACCCGTCACGGACGATGCCTACATCTTCCTGAGCAAGAAATCGGGCTTTCGCGTGCCCAACCCCTTGCTGCCGCCCTTCGCTCAGAACCACGGCAATTACATCGTGAGCCTGGGCAACGTGACCAAATGGCTGGCCGAGCAGGCCGAAGCCTTGGGCGTGGAAATCTTCCCTGGCTTTGCAGCGGCTGAAGTGCTCTACAACGAAGACGGCTCGGTGCGCGGCGTGGCTACTGGCAACCTGGGCGTAGGCAAGGATGGCGAGCCCACCGACAACTTTCAGCTGGGCATGGAACTGCTGGGCAAATACACCGTGTTTGCCGAAGGAGCGCGCGGCCACTTGGGCAAACAGCTCATTGCCCGCTTCAAGCTGGACGAAGGCCGTGACCCGCAAAGCTTCGGCATCGGCATCAAGGAACTGTGGGAGATTGACCCTAAGCGCCATCAGCCCGGTTTTGTGATGCACACCGCAGGCTGGCCCATGGAGAACGACACCTACGGCGGTGCGTTCCTCTACCACCTGGAAGGCAACAAGGTGGCCGTGGGCTTTGTGACCGGGCTGGGCTACAGCAACCCATATCTCAGCCCCTTTGAAGAATTCCAGCGCTGGAAGACCCACCCCAACATCCGCTACTACTTCGAAAACGAAAAGGGCGAAATCACCGCGAAGCGCCTGTCCTACGGTGCCCGCGCCATCAACGCCAGCGGCATCAACGCGCTGCCCAAGACAGTGTTCCCCGGCGGTGCGCTGGTCGGCTGCAACGCAGGCTACCTCAACGTGGGCCGCATCAAGGGCAGCCACGCCGCCATCAAGACCGGCATGCTGGCGGCAGAAGCCGCCTACGAAGCCGTGGTGGCAGGCCGCCAGCACGATGAACTGACCGCCTACCCGCAAGCGTTTGAAGCCAGCTGGCTGCACACCGAGCTGAACAAGGACCGCAACTTCAAGAACTGGTTCAAGTACGGCCTGACTACCGCCACTCTGATGAACGGCTTTGAACAGTTCGTGCTGCGTGGCCACATCCCCTGGACGCTGCACCGCGACAAGCCCGACCACGCTTACCTCAAGCCTGCAGCAGAGTGCAAGCCCATCGACTACCCCAAGCCCGATGGCAAGCTAACGTTTGACCGCCTCTCCAGCGTGTTCATCAGCAACACCAACCACGAAGAGAACCAGCCTGCGCACTTGACGCTGAAAGACGCCAGCGTGCCCGTCAATATCAATCTGGCCAAGTACGCAGGCCCCGAGGCACGCTACTGCCCCGCAGGCGTGTACGAATTTGTGCCCGACACCGCCCAGGGCGGCAATGCCCAGCGCCTGCAGATCAACGCCCAAAACTGCGTGCACTGCAAGACCTGCGACATCAAGGACCCCACGCAGAACATCGTGTGGGTGACGCCCGAAGGGGGCGGTGGCCCGAACTACGCTGGCATGTAA
- a CDS encoding TRAP transporter large permease produces the protein MTTTMLVTMVLCFALTVSVAVSIGLASILGIQVSNANMLISVKEMFASINKFPLAAIPFFILAGNLMETGGISRRLVEFAKSIVGGVQGGLPMTCVLTCMIFAAVSGSSVATTFAIGAILIPALIKHGYPTSYAAALQATSAELGVIIPPSIPMILYGVSAEVSIGELFIAGFGPGILISLALMAFVWVYCKYKGWGKNDGDGRLPFGKATLQAGWALLMPVIILGGIYGGVFTPTEASAVAVFYALVVGVVIYREIKLKDLYAILRKSAISSAVIMFIIANAGLFAFLITRAGVPDAIGHWLEAVLQSPAMFLLGVNAALFVIGMFIETSAAIIVLAPILAPVAVHFGVDPVHFGLIMVVNLALGMITPPFGVNLFAACTVAKISLDRIVKHLLPFVCVILACLMVITYVPSISLALRDLVYAK, from the coding sequence ATGACCACCACCATGCTCGTCACCATGGTGCTGTGCTTTGCACTCACCGTCTCCGTGGCCGTGTCCATCGGGCTCGCGTCCATTCTGGGCATTCAGGTGTCTAACGCCAACATGCTGATCTCGGTGAAGGAAATGTTCGCCTCGATCAACAAGTTTCCGTTGGCCGCCATCCCGTTTTTCATCCTGGCGGGCAACCTGATGGAAACCGGTGGCATCTCCCGCCGTCTGGTCGAATTTGCCAAGAGCATTGTGGGCGGCGTGCAAGGCGGCCTGCCCATGACCTGCGTACTCACCTGCATGATCTTTGCTGCCGTGTCAGGCTCGTCGGTCGCCACCACGTTTGCGATTGGCGCCATCCTGATCCCAGCGCTCATCAAGCACGGCTACCCCACCAGTTACGCAGCCGCCCTGCAGGCCACCAGTGCCGAGCTGGGCGTGATCATCCCGCCCTCTATCCCCATGATTCTGTACGGCGTGAGTGCCGAGGTATCGATTGGCGAACTCTTCATTGCGGGCTTCGGTCCCGGCATCCTTATCAGCCTGGCGTTGATGGCTTTTGTGTGGGTCTACTGCAAATACAAGGGCTGGGGCAAGAACGATGGCGATGGCCGCCTGCCCTTTGGCAAGGCCACACTGCAGGCGGGCTGGGCGCTGCTCATGCCGGTCATCATCCTGGGCGGCATCTACGGCGGCGTGTTCACGCCCACCGAGGCATCGGCCGTGGCCGTGTTTTATGCGCTGGTGGTGGGCGTGGTGATCTACCGCGAGATCAAGCTCAAAGACTTGTACGCCATCCTGCGCAAGTCGGCCATCTCGTCGGCGGTGATCATGTTCATCATCGCCAACGCCGGGCTGTTTGCTTTCCTCATCACGCGCGCCGGGGTGCCCGATGCCATCGGCCATTGGCTGGAGGCGGTGCTGCAGTCGCCCGCCATGTTCCTGCTGGGCGTGAACGCAGCACTCTTCGTGATCGGCATGTTCATCGAGACCAGCGCCGCCATCATCGTGCTCGCCCCCATCCTGGCCCCGGTGGCGGTGCACTTTGGTGTAGACCCAGTGCACTTCGGCCTGATCATGGTGGTGAACCTCGCCCTGGGCATGATCACGCCGCCCTTTGGCGTGAACCTGTTTGCAGCCTGCACGGTGGCGAAGATCTCGCTCGACCGCATCGTCAAGCACCTGCTGCCGTTTGTGTGCGTGATCCTGGCGTGCCTCATGGTCATCACCTACGTGCCCAGCATTTCGTTGGCTTTGCGCGATCTGGTCTACGCAAAGTAG